The proteins below come from a single Stutzerimonas stutzeri RCH2 genomic window:
- the hisS gene encoding histidine--tRNA ligase has protein sequence MSKSLQAIRGMNDILPAQTPIWRYLESTFAQLLDSYGYSEIRLPILEFTDLFARGIGEGTDVVDKEMYTFLDRNEESLTLRPEGTAGCVRAVLEHGLTGGGQVQKLWYTGPMFRYEKPQKGRYRQFHQIGVEVFNQPGPDIDAELIVLTARLWKQLGLASAVTLQLNSLGSSEARARYRDALVAYMQQRFDQLDEDSQRRLTTNPLRILDSKNAQTQSLLADAPTLHDYLDDESRAHFDGLKARLDAVGIAYEINPKLVRGLDYYGRTVFEWVTDKLGAQGTVCAGGRYDGLISQFGGKPTPGVGFAMGVERLVLLLETLELVPDALSPAPHAYICAFGEAAELAALALAERLRDTLPGLRLLVNAGGGSFKSQFKKADKSGARFALILGEDELAGRVVGCKPLRDDSEQQSIAWDALPERLAACLEQV, from the coding sequence TTGAGCAAGTCCCTGCAAGCCATTCGTGGCATGAACGACATCCTGCCTGCGCAGACCCCGATCTGGCGTTACCTGGAAAGCACCTTCGCGCAATTGCTCGATAGCTATGGCTACAGCGAGATTCGCTTGCCGATCTTGGAGTTCACCGACCTGTTCGCCCGTGGTATCGGTGAAGGCACCGACGTGGTCGACAAGGAGATGTACACCTTCCTCGACCGTAACGAGGAGTCGCTGACCCTGCGTCCGGAAGGGACTGCCGGGTGCGTGCGTGCCGTGCTCGAGCACGGGCTGACTGGTGGTGGTCAAGTGCAGAAGCTCTGGTACACCGGGCCGATGTTCCGCTACGAGAAACCGCAGAAGGGCCGCTATCGCCAGTTTCACCAGATCGGCGTGGAAGTCTTCAACCAGCCCGGGCCGGACATCGATGCCGAGTTGATCGTGCTGACCGCGCGTCTGTGGAAGCAGCTAGGTCTCGCCAGCGCCGTGACGCTGCAGCTCAACAGCCTGGGTTCCAGCGAAGCCCGTGCCCGCTATCGCGATGCACTGGTGGCTTACATGCAGCAGCGTTTCGATCAGCTCGACGAGGACAGCCAGCGCCGTCTGACGACCAATCCCCTGCGTATCCTCGACAGCAAGAACGCCCAGACACAGTCGCTGCTGGCCGATGCGCCGACGTTGCATGACTACCTCGACGACGAGTCGAGAGCGCACTTCGACGGGTTGAAAGCCCGTCTCGATGCGGTAGGCATCGCCTACGAAATCAATCCAAAGCTGGTGCGTGGTCTGGATTACTACGGCCGCACCGTGTTCGAGTGGGTGACCGACAAGCTGGGCGCCCAGGGGACCGTTTGTGCAGGTGGTCGCTACGACGGCCTGATCAGCCAGTTCGGCGGCAAGCCTACACCTGGTGTCGGTTTCGCTATGGGCGTCGAGCGTCTGGTATTGCTGCTGGAGACCCTCGAGCTGGTTCCGGATGCATTGAGTCCGGCGCCGCACGCCTATATTTGCGCATTCGGCGAGGCTGCAGAGCTGGCGGCGCTGGCCCTGGCCGAGCGCCTGCGCGATACGCTTCCTGGCCTGCGCCTGCTGGTCAACGCCGGTGGCGGCAGTTTCAAGAGCCAGTTCAAGAAGGCTGACAAGAGCGGCGCTCGCTTTGCACTGATTCTGGGTGAGGACGAACTGGCAGGGCGCGTGGTAGGTTGCAAGCCGCTTCGCGACGACAGCGAACAACAAAGCATTGCCTGGGATGCTCTGCCCGAGCGTCTGGCTGCCTGCCTCGAGCAGGTCTGA
- a CDS encoding YfgM family protein, with protein MTSGTEEEQLAQIKDWWQRNGKPLVLGAVLALVLVFGWQFWQKHQITQAQNASIVYQQLLGAALEAGEADAAEVSRLGNLLKKDFAGTHYAQYGSLFVAKVAVESGRLDEAASELRSVVDKPADKTLDELARQRLARVLAAQDKAEEAIKLLDGKVDQAFAASREELKGDLLVQLGRNDEAHAAYTKAKESLSQDAAIGGLQMKLDDLARGEA; from the coding sequence GTGACCTCGGGTACCGAAGAAGAACAACTGGCGCAGATCAAAGACTGGTGGCAGCGCAACGGCAAGCCGCTGGTGCTGGGTGCAGTGCTCGCACTGGTATTGGTGTTTGGCTGGCAGTTCTGGCAGAAGCATCAGATCACCCAGGCGCAGAACGCCTCGATCGTTTATCAGCAATTGCTGGGTGCGGCGCTGGAAGCTGGCGAAGCCGATGCCGCTGAAGTATCGCGGCTGGGTAATCTGTTGAAGAAGGACTTTGCCGGCACGCATTACGCCCAGTACGGCAGCCTCTTCGTGGCGAAGGTTGCGGTGGAGTCCGGTCGTCTGGACGAGGCAGCCAGCGAGCTGCGCTCGGTTGTCGACAAGCCGGCCGACAAGACCCTGGACGAGCTGGCACGTCAGCGTCTGGCGCGCGTTCTGGCGGCGCAGGACAAGGCAGAGGAAGCGATCAAGCTGCTGGACGGCAAGGTAGATCAGGCCTTTGCTGCCAGTCGCGAAGAACTCAAGGGCGATCTCCTGGTGCAGCTTGGCCGTAATGACGAGGCGCATGCCGCCTACACCAAGGCCAAGGAGTCGTTGTCCCAGGACGCGGCCATCGGCGGTCTGCAAATGAAGCTGGATGATCTGGCCCGAGGGGAGGCGTAA
- the bamB gene encoding outer membrane protein assembly factor BamB, whose amino-acid sequence MRWKTAALLTLAVLAAGCSSKDTKEAEPAELVKFKAEVSLKKEWSRSIGDGQGKTYNLLTPVVYGDQIYAADVEGLVVSMDRLTGKVNWKKKLDKPVSGAVGAGYGLVLVGTLRGEVLALDVSTGEERWRSQVSSEVLAAPAVNGDIVLVQTQDDRLIALEIDTGAQRWSYESSPAVLTLRGTGAPLLTNQLAVAGLSSGKVVALDTRRGLPVWEQRVAIPQGRSELERVVDIDGGLLLSGGTLYVASYQGRAAALELESGRILWQRDASSYSGAALGYGSVYLSLADGTVEGIDERSTTALWRNDSLARRQLSAPAVFSSYVVVGDIEGYLHLLSQVDGRFVARERIDSSGVRARPVVEGDWLYAFGNDGKLVALTIRQAD is encoded by the coding sequence ATGCGCTGGAAGACCGCAGCATTGCTGACCTTGGCCGTACTGGCCGCAGGTTGCAGCAGCAAGGACACCAAAGAGGCAGAGCCGGCAGAACTGGTGAAGTTCAAGGCCGAGGTTTCGCTGAAGAAAGAGTGGAGCCGCTCGATCGGCGATGGTCAGGGCAAGACCTACAATCTGTTGACGCCGGTGGTTTATGGCGACCAGATCTATGCCGCCGATGTCGAAGGGCTGGTGGTTTCCATGGACCGCCTGACCGGTAAGGTCAACTGGAAGAAGAAGCTCGACAAGCCGGTTTCCGGTGCAGTTGGCGCCGGCTACGGCCTCGTACTGGTTGGCACCTTGCGTGGCGAGGTGTTGGCGCTGGACGTCAGCACCGGTGAGGAGCGTTGGCGCAGCCAGGTCAGCAGTGAAGTGCTGGCCGCTCCGGCAGTGAACGGCGATATCGTGCTGGTCCAGACCCAGGATGACCGACTGATCGCTCTGGAAATCGACACCGGCGCGCAGCGCTGGAGCTATGAAAGTTCGCCTGCCGTGCTGACGCTGCGCGGCACCGGTGCGCCGCTGCTGACCAATCAGCTGGCTGTTGCCGGGCTGTCGAGCGGTAAGGTCGTTGCGCTGGATACCCGTCGCGGCCTTCCGGTATGGGAGCAGCGCGTTGCCATTCCGCAAGGTCGTTCGGAGCTCGAGCGTGTCGTCGATATCGACGGTGGCCTGTTGCTGTCCGGCGGTACGCTCTATGTCGCAAGCTACCAGGGCCGCGCCGCAGCGCTGGAACTGGAGAGTGGCCGTATCCTCTGGCAGCGCGATGCGTCCAGTTATTCGGGCGCCGCGCTGGGTTATGGCAGTGTTTATCTGAGCCTTGCCGACGGTACGGTCGAAGGCATAGACGAGCGCTCCACCACTGCCTTGTGGCGTAACGATTCCCTGGCTCGTCGCCAGCTTTCGGCTCCCGCGGTGTTTTCCAGCTATGTTGTGGTGGGCGACATCGAAGGCTATCTGCACCTGCTGAGCCAGGTCGACGGCCGTTTCGTCGCCCGCGAGCGTATCGACAGCTCCGGCGTACGTGCACGGCCAGTAGTCGAAGGTGACTGGCTGTACGCATTCGGCAACGACGGCAAGCTGGTGGCGCTGACGATTCGTCAGGCCGACTGA
- the der gene encoding ribosome biogenesis GTPase Der, with amino-acid sequence MVPVIALVGRPNVGKSTLFNRLTKSRDAIVAEYAGLTRDRQYGEAKWQGRTYIVIDTGGISGDEEGIDAKMAEQSLQAIEEADAVLFMVDARAGMTAADQMIGEHLRKRNKRCFLVANKVDSVDPDIARAEFSPLGLGDALPIAAAHGRGISHMLEEALGIFPKDNAEDAEGDDAAELIDGEEVVAEGQEPKRIPGPSEKDGIKIAIIGRPNVGKSTLVNRMLGEERVIVYDQAGTTRDSIYIPFERDDEKYTLIDTAGVRRRGKIFEAVEKFSVVKTLQAIQDANVVIFVMDAREGVVEHDLNLLGFVLETGRALVIALNKWDGMEPGERDYVKTELERRLFFVDFADIHFISAKHGTGVGHLYKSVQAAFKSAITRWPTSRLTQILEDAVREHAPPMVASRRIKLRYAHLGGANPPLIVIHGNQVDSIPKSYTRYLENTYRRVLKLVGTPIRIEYKGGENPYEGKKNTLTDRQVNKKRRLMSHHKKAEKKRRDKR; translated from the coding sequence ATGGTTCCCGTAATCGCCCTGGTGGGCCGCCCGAACGTCGGCAAGTCCACCCTGTTCAACCGCCTGACCAAGAGCCGCGACGCCATCGTTGCCGAATACGCCGGGCTGACCCGTGATCGCCAGTACGGCGAGGCCAAGTGGCAGGGACGGACCTACATCGTGATCGACACTGGTGGCATTTCCGGTGACGAAGAGGGCATCGACGCCAAGATGGCGGAGCAGTCGCTGCAGGCCATCGAAGAGGCTGACGCCGTACTGTTCATGGTTGATGCCCGTGCCGGAATGACGGCGGCGGACCAGATGATCGGCGAGCATCTGCGCAAGCGGAACAAGCGCTGCTTCCTGGTGGCGAACAAGGTCGACAGCGTCGACCCCGATATCGCCCGCGCCGAATTCAGTCCGCTGGGGCTGGGTGATGCACTGCCGATCGCAGCCGCCCACGGCCGCGGCATCAGTCACATGCTCGAAGAAGCGCTGGGCATCTTCCCCAAGGACAATGCCGAGGACGCAGAAGGCGATGACGCTGCCGAGCTGATTGACGGTGAGGAAGTCGTCGCCGAGGGCCAGGAGCCCAAGCGCATCCCCGGTCCGAGCGAAAAGGACGGAATCAAGATCGCCATCATCGGTCGCCCCAACGTCGGCAAGTCGACGCTGGTCAACCGTATGCTCGGCGAAGAGCGGGTCATCGTCTACGACCAGGCCGGCACCACCCGGGACAGCATCTACATTCCCTTCGAGCGTGACGACGAGAAATACACCCTGATCGACACCGCAGGCGTACGTCGTCGCGGCAAGATCTTCGAGGCGGTGGAAAAGTTCTCGGTAGTCAAGACGCTGCAGGCGATCCAGGATGCCAACGTGGTCATCTTCGTCATGGATGCCCGCGAAGGTGTCGTCGAGCACGACCTGAACCTGCTGGGCTTCGTGCTGGAAACTGGCCGTGCGCTGGTCATCGCACTGAACAAGTGGGACGGCATGGAACCGGGTGAGCGCGACTATGTGAAGACCGAGTTGGAGCGCCGGCTGTTCTTTGTCGATTTCGCCGATATCCACTTCATCTCAGCCAAGCACGGCACCGGCGTGGGCCATCTGTACAAGTCGGTACAGGCCGCATTCAAGTCGGCCATTACCCGCTGGCCGACCAGCCGTCTGACGCAGATCCTTGAAGATGCGGTGCGCGAGCATGCGCCGCCGATGGTTGCCAGCCGCCGGATCAAACTTCGTTACGCGCACTTGGGCGGCGCCAACCCGCCGCTGATCGTTATCCATGGCAATCAGGTCGACTCGATTCCAAAGTCCTACACCCGTTATCTGGAAAACACCTATCGGCGCGTTTTGAAGCTGGTCGGTACGCCCATCCGGATCGAGTACAAGGGCGGAGAAAACCCTTACGAGGGCAAGAAAAACACGCTTACCGACCGCCAGGTCAACAAGAAGCGCCGTCTCATGTCGCACCACAAGAAGGCCGAGAAGAAGCGCCGCGACAAGCGCTGA
- the cysE gene encoding serine O-acetyltransferase, protein MPSHSVSALWNDLRNQAQHALDTEPTLATVFRQAILDRPDFGCALAYRIGHALAENADQSHTLADRFAGIHHHAPRLAEAACSDLQAIVSRDPAFDTALEVFLFSKGFLALQAYRVGHDLQARGERLLAMFIQARCNERLGIDINPASRIGNGIMLDHGTGIVIGETAVVGDDVSILQGVTLGGTGKEGGDRHPKVRSGVMIGAGAKILGNIEIGEGAKVGAGSIVLHPVAPHTTVVGNPARQVGTPRHARPALDMDQSFDGDR, encoded by the coding sequence ATGCCGAGCCATTCCGTCAGCGCCTTGTGGAACGACCTGCGCAATCAGGCGCAACATGCACTGGATACGGAGCCGACCCTGGCCACGGTGTTTCGCCAGGCCATCCTCGATCGTCCCGACTTCGGCTGTGCGCTGGCGTACCGCATCGGCCATGCGCTGGCCGAAAACGCCGACCAGAGCCACACGTTGGCCGATCGCTTCGCCGGCATACACCATCACGCCCCACGGCTCGCCGAGGCGGCGTGCAGCGACTTGCAGGCAATCGTCAGCCGCGACCCGGCGTTCGATACGGCACTGGAAGTCTTTCTATTCTCCAAGGGCTTTCTCGCCCTGCAGGCCTATCGCGTCGGGCACGACCTGCAAGCCCGGGGCGAGCGTCTGCTGGCGATGTTCATCCAAGCGCGCTGCAACGAACGCCTCGGCATCGATATCAACCCGGCCAGCCGGATCGGTAATGGCATCATGCTCGACCACGGCACCGGTATCGTCATTGGCGAGACCGCGGTGGTAGGTGATGACGTGTCGATTTTGCAGGGCGTTACCCTGGGCGGCACCGGCAAGGAAGGCGGCGACCGTCATCCGAAGGTTCGCAGCGGGGTGATGATCGGCGCGGGCGCGAAGATTCTCGGCAACATCGAGATTGGCGAGGGGGCCAAGGTGGGTGCCGGCAGCATCGTGCTGCACCCCGTAGCGCCACACACCACGGTGGTCGGCAATCCGGCACGCCAGGTCGGCACGCCGCGCCACGCACGACCGGCCCTGGATATGGACCAGTCGTTCGACGGAGATCGCTGA
- a CDS encoding pyridoxal phosphate-dependent aminotransferase: MLISKLPNVGTTIFTTMSQLAADTGALNLSQGFPDFDGPEALREAVAGHVMAGHNQYAPMTGLPALREQVAAKVAGLYGRDVDAAAEVTITPGATQAIFCAIQAVIRPGDEVIVFDPCYDSYEPSVQLAGGVCIHQQLSLPDFRIDWQRLADAITPRTRMIVLNTPHNPSGALIDADDLDRLAALIRERDIYLLSDEVYEHLVFDGREHASVLRHDELYQRAFVISSFGKTYHVTGWKTGYVVAPPMLSVELRKVHQYVSFTGVTPLQWALADFMAAHPEHLAELPAFYQAKRDLFCDLLAGSRFSFTRAAGTYFQLADYSAIRPDLDDVAMAEWLTREHGVACIPISVFYQHPPANLRLVRFCFAKREETLRQAAERLCAI; encoded by the coding sequence ATGCTCATCAGTAAACTGCCCAACGTTGGCACCACCATTTTCACTACCATGTCGCAACTGGCTGCGGACACGGGTGCGTTGAACCTGTCCCAGGGCTTTCCCGATTTCGACGGCCCCGAAGCGTTACGCGAAGCCGTCGCAGGTCACGTCATGGCGGGGCACAACCAGTACGCCCCGATGACCGGCTTGCCGGCGTTGCGTGAGCAGGTCGCGGCGAAGGTCGCCGGCTTGTATGGGCGCGATGTGGATGCCGCCGCCGAGGTCACGATCACCCCAGGCGCTACCCAGGCCATTTTCTGCGCGATCCAGGCGGTGATCCGGCCCGGCGACGAGGTCATCGTATTCGACCCCTGCTACGACAGTTACGAGCCGTCGGTACAGCTAGCCGGTGGCGTCTGCATCCACCAGCAGCTGAGCCTGCCGGATTTCCGCATCGACTGGCAGCGCCTGGCTGACGCCATCACACCGCGCACGCGGATGATCGTGCTGAACACGCCACACAATCCCAGCGGCGCGCTGATCGATGCCGATGATCTCGATCGGCTGGCTGCGCTGATTCGCGAGCGCGATATCTATCTGCTCAGCGACGAGGTCTATGAACACCTGGTGTTCGACGGCCGCGAGCATGCCAGCGTGCTGCGCCACGATGAGCTCTACCAGCGTGCGTTCGTCATCAGTTCCTTTGGCAAGACGTACCACGTCACCGGCTGGAAAACCGGATACGTCGTTGCGCCGCCGATGCTCAGCGTCGAGCTGCGCAAGGTGCATCAGTACGTCAGTTTCACCGGCGTGACGCCGCTGCAGTGGGCCTTGGCCGATTTCATGGCCGCTCATCCCGAACACCTGGCCGAATTGCCGGCGTTCTACCAGGCCAAGCGCGATCTGTTCTGCGATCTGTTGGCTGGTTCCCGCTTCAGCTTTACCCGTGCTGCCGGCACCTACTTCCAGCTCGCCGATTATTCGGCGATCCGCCCCGACCTCGACGACGTCGCCATGGCCGAGTGGCTGACCCGCGAGCACGGCGTTGCATGCATTCCGATATCGGTTTTCTATCAGCACCCGCCGGCCAATCTCAGGCTGGTGCGCTTCTGCTTTGCCAAACGAGAGGAGACGCTGCGACAAGCGGCGGAACGACTATGCGCGATTTGA
- a CDS encoding amidohydrolase, translating to MRDLNNLPDLELALVQTSLIWQDAAANHERFATLLDQASGADLIVLPEMFTTGFSMESSALAEPEEGATYAWLRTQAARLEAVITGSVIIEAADGSHRNRLLWARPDGEVLHYDKRHLFRMAGEHKHYTPGQQQALFELNGWRVRPLICYDLRFPVWSRDPHGTDLLLYTANWPAARRDAWNRLLPARAIENLCYVAAVNRVGEDGKGYPYSGDSQVLDFKGDTLLNGEDRDAVLRCTLRARDLAAFRERFPAYHDGDEFELKF from the coding sequence ATGCGCGATTTGAACAATCTGCCCGACCTCGAACTGGCGCTGGTGCAGACCAGCCTGATCTGGCAGGACGCTGCCGCCAATCACGAACGCTTCGCCACGCTGCTGGATCAGGCCAGCGGCGCGGATCTGATCGTGCTGCCGGAAATGTTCACCACCGGCTTCTCCATGGAATCTTCCGCTCTCGCCGAGCCGGAGGAGGGCGCGACCTATGCCTGGTTGCGCACCCAGGCCGCGCGGCTGGAAGCAGTAATCACCGGCAGCGTGATCATCGAGGCGGCCGACGGCAGCCATCGCAACCGCCTGCTCTGGGCGCGCCCGGATGGTGAGGTGCTGCACTATGACAAGCGCCACCTGTTCCGCATGGCTGGAGAGCACAAGCACTACACCCCCGGGCAGCAGCAGGCGTTGTTCGAGCTGAACGGCTGGCGCGTGCGCCCACTGATCTGCTACGACCTGCGCTTCCCGGTGTGGAGTCGCGACCCGCACGGCACCGACCTGCTGCTCTACACGGCAAACTGGCCCGCCGCGCGTCGCGATGCCTGGAATCGCCTGCTGCCGGCGCGTGCCATCGAAAATCTGTGCTACGTGGCCGCGGTCAACCGGGTCGGCGAGGACGGCAAGGGCTACCCGTACAGTGGCGACAGCCAGGTGCTCGACTTCAAGGGCGACACGCTGCTGAACGGCGAAGATCGCGATGCGGTATTGCGTTGCACATTGCGCGCGCGCGACCTGGCGGCGTTCCGCGAGCGTTTCCCGGCCTATCACGATGGCGACGAGTTCGAGCTGAAATTCTGA
- a CDS encoding flavin reductase family protein, which produces MKSLLQLSEVYAILEPGPVVLLGTSLGGRANLMPLSWHCMMEFEPPLVGCVVSAGNHSFSALQATGECVINVPTESLARQLVGCGNCHGDQCDKFACFGLTPLPSAEVAVPRVEECFANLECRVVDRQLVDRYNFFILQVVQAWIDPSVTAPRTLHHRGYGKFMLAGKEIQLASKMR; this is translated from the coding sequence GTGAAGAGCCTTCTTCAGCTCAGCGAAGTCTATGCCATTCTCGAGCCGGGCCCCGTGGTGTTGCTTGGCACCTCACTGGGCGGGCGGGCCAATCTCATGCCGCTGTCATGGCATTGCATGATGGAGTTCGAGCCACCGCTGGTCGGCTGTGTGGTCAGCGCTGGAAACCATTCGTTCAGCGCCTTGCAGGCCACCGGCGAATGCGTGATCAACGTCCCGACCGAGTCACTCGCTCGACAACTGGTTGGTTGCGGCAATTGCCATGGCGATCAGTGCGACAAGTTCGCCTGTTTCGGACTTACCCCGCTGCCCTCGGCAGAGGTGGCGGTGCCGCGAGTGGAGGAGTGTTTTGCGAATCTGGAATGCCGCGTGGTGGATCGGCAGCTGGTGGATCGCTACAACTTCTTCATCCTGCAGGTGGTGCAGGCGTGGATCGATCCTTCCGTCACTGCGCCACGTACGCTGCATCATCGAGGCTACGGCAAGTTCATGCTTGCCGGAAAGGAAATCCAGCTCGCTTCAAAGATGCGTTGA
- a CDS encoding DUF2784 domain-containing protein, translating into MIYRVAADGLLLLHLAFVLFALLGGLLCLWRPSMMLWHLPAAAWAIFVEIADRGCPLTRWEQLLRLRAGDAGYSEGFVEHYLMPLIYPDWLTLPAQYVLAAVVLLVNVGIYGWVWLRRRSTHL; encoded by the coding sequence ATGATCTACCGCGTTGCAGCGGACGGGTTGCTGCTTCTGCACCTTGCCTTCGTGCTGTTCGCTCTGCTGGGCGGCCTCCTCTGCCTGTGGCGCCCAAGCATGATGCTATGGCATTTGCCGGCGGCGGCCTGGGCGATATTCGTCGAAATAGCCGACCGTGGATGCCCACTGACACGTTGGGAGCAGCTGCTGCGTCTGCGTGCGGGCGACGCTGGCTACAGCGAAGGCTTCGTCGAGCACTATCTGATGCCGCTGATCTACCCGGACTGGCTGACCCTGCCGGCGCAATACGTGCTGGCCGCGGTGGTGCTGCTGGTCAATGTGGGTATCTATGGCTGGGTATGGCTACGCCGTCGCTCAACGCATCTTTGA
- a CDS encoding DUF2238 domain-containing protein, producing MQRTSVNVALASAVLLALIVSGIAPYDRPTWLLEVAPVLIAAPILLCTYQRTPLTQLLYVLIAAHALVLILGGAYTYARVPLGFWVQDFFELSRNPYDKLGHFMQGLVPALIAREILLRGGYLVRSRMLNLLAVCVALAISAFYELIEWWVALLAGQGAVDFLGTQGDPWDTQSDMLLALIGALGGLLLFAKLQDRQLTELPGARPARSSP from the coding sequence ATGCAGCGAACCTCCGTCAATGTTGCGCTGGCGAGCGCCGTCCTGCTGGCGCTGATCGTTTCCGGGATAGCTCCCTACGATAGGCCGACCTGGCTACTGGAGGTCGCACCAGTGCTGATCGCGGCGCCGATACTGCTCTGTACCTACCAGCGGACGCCGCTTACACAGCTGCTGTACGTACTGATCGCCGCCCATGCGCTGGTACTCATTCTCGGCGGCGCCTATACCTACGCGCGCGTGCCATTGGGCTTCTGGGTGCAAGACTTCTTCGAACTCAGTCGTAATCCATATGACAAGCTGGGGCATTTCATGCAGGGGCTGGTGCCAGCGCTGATCGCCAGGGAAATCCTGCTCCGCGGTGGCTATCTGGTTAGAAGCAGAATGCTCAATTTGCTGGCGGTTTGCGTGGCTCTCGCCATCAGTGCTTTTTATGAGCTGATCGAATGGTGGGTCGCACTCCTGGCTGGTCAAGGCGCAGTAGATTTCCTCGGTACCCAGGGAGACCCGTGGGATACCCAGTCGGACATGCTCCTGGCATTGATCGGCGCGCTGGGCGGCCTGCTGCTGTTCGCAAAGCTGCAGGACCGCCAGCTTACCGAGCTGCCCGGTGCCCGTCCCGCCAGGTCATCGCCATGA
- a CDS encoding endonuclease translates to MRRFSFFLLALLVSSSSYADAPRTFREAKKVAWTIYADRPVDFYCGCEFKGNRIDLASCGYIPRKQPKRAERVEWEHIVPAWVIGHQRQCWQQGGRKHCTANDPVFSRAEADLHNLVPVVGEVNGDRSNFGFGMLSEKPSQYGACPFVVNFKQRTAMPPEYSRGAIARTYLYMSERYKLRLSKQDRRLYDIWNRQYPVSEWERWRNQRIACVQGNANDHVGSVDRRSCSKAPSVAAR, encoded by the coding sequence ATGCGCCGCTTCAGCTTTTTCCTGCTCGCCCTGCTGGTGTCCTCCAGCAGCTACGCCGACGCGCCTCGCACCTTCCGCGAGGCCAAGAAGGTAGCCTGGACCATCTATGCCGACCGCCCGGTGGATTTCTATTGCGGCTGCGAGTTCAAGGGCAACCGCATCGATCTCGCCAGTTGTGGTTACATTCCGCGCAAGCAGCCCAAACGTGCCGAGCGGGTCGAATGGGAGCATATCGTGCCGGCCTGGGTGATCGGCCATCAGCGCCAATGCTGGCAACAAGGCGGACGCAAGCACTGCACGGCCAACGATCCGGTGTTCAGCCGGGCGGAAGCCGACCTGCACAACCTGGTCCCGGTGGTCGGCGAGGTGAACGGCGACCGCAGCAACTTCGGCTTCGGCATGCTCAGCGAAAAGCCCAGCCAGTACGGTGCTTGTCCCTTCGTGGTCAACTTCAAGCAGCGCACGGCGATGCCGCCCGAATACAGCCGCGGCGCCATTGCCCGCACCTATCTGTACATGAGCGAGCGCTACAAGCTGCGCCTGTCGAAGCAGGACCGGCGTCTGTACGACATCTGGAACCGCCAGTACCCGGTCAGCGAATGGGAGCGCTGGCGCAACCAGCGCATCGCCTGCGTACAGGGCAACGCCAACGACCATGTCGGCAGCGTTGACCGGCGAAGTTGCAGCAAGGCCCCGTCGGTCGCTGCGCGCTGA
- a CDS encoding carboxylate/amino acid/amine transporter, translating into MRYLIFVTLLWAFSFNLIGVYLAGQVDSYFAVLTRVILAGLVFLPLTRWRGVAPGFIAGVTLVGALQFGVTYLCLYMSFNVLTVAEVLLFTVLTPLHVTLIDDALNRRFNPWALVAAAVAVFGAGLIRYDGVSGDFLGGFLLMQLANFTFAAGQVFYKHLAQRYPSDVPLHRRFGYFFLGALVIVLPAWLLFGNAEKLPTTTTQWAVLIWMGVLATAVGQFCWNKGATLVDAGTLAVMNNMAVPVGLMLNLLFWGTTTNLLLLAVGGTIILASLWINRLGQMKAR; encoded by the coding sequence ATGCGCTATCTGATCTTCGTCACCCTACTCTGGGCCTTTTCCTTCAACCTGATCGGCGTTTACCTGGCCGGCCAGGTGGACAGCTATTTCGCCGTGCTCACGCGAGTGATCCTCGCCGGGTTGGTGTTTCTGCCGCTGACCCGTTGGCGCGGCGTCGCCCCCGGCTTTATTGCTGGCGTGACCCTGGTCGGCGCGTTGCAATTCGGCGTCACCTACCTGTGCCTGTACATGAGTTTCAACGTGCTGACGGTCGCCGAGGTGCTGCTGTTCACCGTGCTCACGCCGCTGCACGTGACGCTGATCGACGATGCGCTCAACCGCCGCTTCAACCCCTGGGCACTGGTCGCGGCAGCCGTCGCGGTGTTCGGCGCCGGACTTATCCGTTACGACGGGGTTTCCGGCGATTTTCTCGGCGGCTTCCTGCTCATGCAGCTGGCGAACTTCACCTTCGCCGCCGGTCAGGTGTTCTACAAGCATCTGGCGCAGCGTTACCCCTCCGACGTGCCATTGCATCGCCGCTTCGGCTACTTCTTTCTCGGCGCACTGGTGATCGTGCTGCCGGCGTGGCTGCTGTTCGGTAATGCGGAAAAACTGCCGACCACCACGACGCAATGGGCGGTGCTGATCTGGATGGGCGTGCTGGCCACCGCTGTCGGCCAGTTCTGCTGGAACAAGGGCGCGACACTGGTGGATGCCGGTACCCTGGCGGTAATGAACAACATGGCGGTGCCGGTGGGCCTGATGCTCAACCTGTTGTTCTGGGGCACCACGACCAATCTGCTACTGCTCGCGGTGGGCGGGACGATCATCCTCGCCTCGCTGTGGATCAATCGCCTGGGGCAGATGAAGGCCAGGTGA